In Mytilus edulis chromosome 8, xbMytEdul2.2, whole genome shotgun sequence, the genomic window ATCAATTAATCAGGATTTGATTTAATTAAGTGATTACAAGTGGCATTACCAgttagttcacaatcatcagacaattgttgaataaacaaaccaattatagactaatgatttgattAATCAAGTCATTATGATGAGTTAAATTTAATAGGTTCCAGTGgacagtaaatatttatttagatattctgtgtatgaacaaaaagaaaatgaaatcgcCATGAGTTAAAGTTAAAgttatcatggaaaataacttcatattttaaaatatgttgaagCTGCTATACAACCAACGACACAATAACAATCATTTTCGTATcgatttaaaatagttctttaactggTACTCCATAACTTCACTTACCTGTTGTCATCCATCATCGGACACTTTTTACAAATTCTATTTATACTGTGTCACAAATTCCTCCAAGATCAATatagttatttcttattttattatggggccggatcgacttggggccggatcgacgtgggccggatcgacttgggccggatcgactttgggccggattgacttggggccggatcggtttggggccggaacgaccggataccgtGGATATAAACTTCTGATGGAAATTCAGATTACAGAAGTCTTTgaattaaattattcaaattcaCATTCCTCAAAATTTGATTGtttgagtttatttttatttttatacaaatgaaaaaaaaagttttagggTAGGGGGTTTGAACTAGAGTTGGTCAGGTAATTTGAACCACACATACAAACATCTTTTATTTGGCCTTAGATTTGGTAACCTCATTAAACCAATAATCTGATAAAATTTTGTGAACAAATTCATGATCTACTTTTCTATCATGAAATCTTTtttaaactagaacacacccgtgatatcgcgggtccgtgactgaattaaagtatataactatgcgtattatctgataaagtcatgccgattataagatgcacagttttctctgctttaaaAAGCTttttgtttgaacccgtcgacctggaacttatcaattattggtaatattaattatttggaaaacaaaagtgcctggaatgaattattttttaatcaacagcattgtcctatattagttataaataaagttgaattctttgattcgctgttctACGTTgacatgccggctaacaaattgaaaactgtacctatacgccttaatttaagtccagatttttagtattcgtattgtaatcttagaaagtcatactgattaaaatacatgtactacaatagggaacaatgtgacaatggttGAATTTAGTATTGTCAACCCTGTAGTTATGAcctgtgtatatagcaaaatcctaaatacactgtATGGTGGTGCGtctgttagatgcggaacgtacagataaggtaataggtaacaggtgaatatactattggtatcggtatcggattcgacccagAACTTGTTAAtaattggcaatattaattatgtggacaataaaagggtctggagtggtgtaatttttaatcaacaccaatgtcctatattagctaaagttgaattctttgatttgccgtttttacctgatgacgcctgacaaattggacctcattattttagtattatagatatgataTCACTCTAAGCATTTTGCGTAATATGTTTTCAACATCAGGGAAAGCTCTGTGTTTTCAGTTCTTCCAATCACTGATGATTTTGTGTGTACCTTCTAAAAAGAATTAATTTTGAATCATTTGAAGAAAAACTTATAATAACCCATGGTTCAGTTTGAAAGACTTCCAAGGATGCTAAGCAAAAGCTTTTCATATTAATGGAATTTGTCTTACAATGAAAAGATGTCATCATTTTAATATCTAAGAACTTTTATGGCTATTTCAGTATTTGGGAATCTGCAACACTTGACCCAAAAATTTGCAACATTTGAACTGTAGTCATACAACAATCCCTTTTTCTTTGTGGCATCAATATTTTCTATTGTGAAATCAACATTTTATGGGAACCTGTATCATGTGGTGTcaagtaatggcagacaaatagggATATTTAtaaaggtgtactacatgtaaaGATGGTTGAATAATATGATTACCATTAATTTATGGGATTGCAGTTATAAATGCATGCTTTAATGTTTCAATCTTATCTCTTCTGTCATATCTTTGAAATAATAGCACagttaccattttttttttttatttacattgcaggaatgacaaaattatcaataacaatatCACTGcaggggggtctcattggggggttctgatccccgATCACGCTTACTGTTTTCTCAGATTCCCGTATCCGGCTTacacgtaagcaattctcatttttttgtaatttcatgtgtcccgctagacttcatttattgtttttaatgcACAACAATTTGACTTTTACGTGTCACGTTAACAAAAAGTTGGCAATCCcttgtcacgcttagaccccaatacACCTTATGGCTAATCCCggctgcttgaacttttgacgcatacaacaatcccttttccattgtggcgtcaaaAATTTACAGGAACCTGTGAGATATCctgtaatggcggacaaatagcaataaggtgtatgaGATCCACCTGCAGCATGACTGCATGTGCAGTGTGGACACTTATGATCCCACTTTATCCTTCTTATGTTACAACAATATTTCCAAACGACTTTCTTATACAAAAAAAACTATTGAGAAACACTGACAATATCTGACTGCAACTGGACCGTACAAATCTTTGCAGACCAGTAAAACATGTTCCAATCTTACAAGTTACAGTGAACTTAACGTAAAATTGTTAAACTACTGAGTTCGATTTTCTAATCGTTACCCCAATAAAACAAGTAAAGTACctaattttgcaatgtttttatagTTGCAGTATATTCGCCTGGTTGTAAACTAAGGAAACGATCGTGTTACCAAATCGCGAGCGTACCATCCTCCATATTGTTTACATGTTGTTGGGTTACAAGAATGAAGGTCAAGTCGGCCCGCTTAAAAGTCGGACCGGAACGTGAGGGACTACAAACGTATTGACGTCGCATCCAATCCTTTGAATAAAAGCTACTTTCTTGCGTTTAATCACATCTAGTAGTGTAATGATGATAATTATACTAATTTTTTTGCAATGAAAATTTAAACAAGATTTGACAGAATAATACTAAAAAATGTTATCCCTTGTTAGGTCTCTTAGGTCCGAGTTGTCAATGTTGGCCGTGCGTTCGCCCTTGTTCTTGGTTCGCCCCAAGTCATCTCGGCTGTAATAATAATGACACTGacaataaaaatttgatttttttatcaataaataaattaaatgaaaacacaaCCAAATATTATTGGTATACATTTACATTCAGCGTCTATCATTTTTTCATAACCAATATGTTTGCATTATCAGtgaaatattcttatttataaaatatggaaCTCTGTATAATTATGCAGATGACTGTAGTCCTGAGTACGATGTTTTTATTTCTACTTTggaataagtaagtaagtaagtaagtaaattttatttagagtcggcatatatatacataataacagagaaaacatgagctctggtgagctctttaaccgactatcacataaaaaacatgcagcatcatgcaaatactaccaaataaaactaaaaaaacggCATGCAATATCATGAAAGCAACTCTATTTGATTTGTGAGCCTCCAGAGTCAAAGTTCATGTGGCAAGTGCCTCTATGTGCATCGAAACGGGGGAATCAGCAAATCACTTGGGATCATAAAATATAACAGactaaaaccatgaaaacaataaataaatatacactAGCATTTAATGgcagatatattaaaaaaaaaaatgcattaaaaaatgcataaaaagcagagcaaaaggccattataaaaagaaagaaagaaatttcagCTTAAATGAGACAGCACTGGGTGGAAACGACATGAACTGCAGTAACATTTTTGACCCCCACACCAGGAATTTATATAATTCCTAAACTGGTCAAAAGATCGAAGTCATGAGTCTAGCCTCATTAGGAAGTGAGTTCCATACTTGTGCTGCCTCAAATCTAAAGAATCTATATCATTCAAGTTATTGAAtgcttcaaaataaataaatgtacgCAAACCCTGACGAATTGCAGGTCAGTTGGGGAAAAACGTATTAAGCTTGAAGgggtatagttacgatactgttgtcatgtcattaaagatggcatattttggttgTAATATTTATTCACCCATATGATAGGGTCTTTTCATCGACAATAACTGAAAAACATGTATTCTCAACCCAGTTGTTGGTATGATACGGGTTATATGTTCTTCTCAAATATTTTaggatggtataatactaaacccctaacgggagtgATTGTGCTcgaatttcataaaatttaagacataatctttcaatcagttaaatcgTGAGGTCTGGAGCAGGCGATGATGTCAGTAACTGATAGTAGTCCTTAGTTAATTTATGCAAATATCTTATATGCATGTTGCCATGTTTTGTGTTTTAATGTTATGTAAAAGTTATTTATATTCGGTAattacagtggcagatccagaacttttcataagggggaggGGGGCGCTGACTGGCCTAAGAGGGgtcgctccagtcatgcttcagtgatcccctatataatcaaccattttttttcccacgaaagggggggtcGGGCCCCCAGGGCCCCCTCGATCCGCCTATGGTAAAAAACTTTCAATAgctgtttgtattgttttatgtgaacccaatcaaaataaaactttcgtaTTCATATTCGTATTCGTATTGCACAAGTTCATGTTTGACCGACTGTCATAGTAAtggcgtctttacactaaatccttCGGATGTTTGATGTGAACTGATTAATAtgttagtcttagatacatgcgACTTTTATTATATAGTTGTTATTAGCTGTTGTACTACCTTTCAGGGACTAtgagtacttttaaaaaaaatacaatctgAATTCTGTACAATCTGAATTCTGTCCAAAACAAAACATACACTATATACCAATTATCGGTCACATAAcaacaataagaaaaaattataagttgaaacgtttaaaatgtgCGACAGTGATACCCCAAGGCCGGGATTCAACAGGTTCGCTTAGCTAGACGGgaaagtatttgatttttaaggAGGCGGGCtatgatgaaatttgaaaaaagagacaggacaggagttttgagtaaaaaaaaaggcaggacgaGAAACTTagcaaaaaaaaatgcaggataataattcatgttaaaaaattcaggataaactaataaaaaaacggcaggaccgaatagagtgaaaaataaaaagatatgacaAAGATTACAACTAAAAGAAAATGAAGGACATAGTTTTTCAtcctaatttattttttaaaaagtttggtAGCCAATAGATACCCGGTTGTTATTTGACAagtttgacaatattttttttatatttgtatattgcgAATATAATaatctttggttttttttggttgtttttttttaatatggggGTTCCATAAACGACTGTGACAACTCTAGGTTTCTTTGACATCACTTCATTACATATTCAAGTAAACGTAGGGGGAAATAACAAAAGCATATAATTATAACAATTATCAATATCACAGTCATATTAAAGTCTTATGCAAGTATAATATAAATACTGGTGTAAACAAAGTTACATTGTAATGTTCTATTCCTATACCATAAACTAGACTATGTTGTGACATTCATAGTATGCAATAAAACTTCAATTATATATTACTGAATACAACTACAGGGACTTTAGTATAGAAAGTCATATGTACATGCATTTAATAAGTcgtatcaaatattttattattatgatCAATTTAGCGTCATCGATACTgaatattttaacaatattatgGTGTTTAGTAAAACATAAATTATGCCATTTAAAAGAAAATCCGAGaggaatgtaaaaaaatattaaaattgagacaTTAAGTACAATATTCGGATTAGACTAAATCCGAAAACAGTATATCAAAATATATGGTCCAGAATAAATATATAGGTCTATTCGGTACTGTCCCGGTACGCTAACATGTCTTTAGTACGCTCTATGAACTGGTACCGAAAAGCCGGTGCACTATTTTCGCTCAAATATAAACGTAATGCTAGATAGTGGGAACCAGGACATACACAGACGAAAAATGTCCAGAGTCAAGTTCAATGGAACAGTTGTACCAGCTATTAGAAATGCACTTAAACTAAACAGATATCGTAAGATAAATCTTTGACAGCGAATAAACAAAAACTAATGCCTGTCAGTGTCTTTTTCTGCGAGTTGCGTATGCTGTGCAGTTCACTGACTGTTACTGACACTGTTCAGTTGCAAAATTGTGTGTCCTCTAACAGTAACAGCTAGTCCACAAaatccacaattttttttattaaatcactgttatattttactttatttttctatgCACTAATGCTATGAGTATGTAACGTAATATTACTGaaaatttatttcttataaattgtaaataagcCATGCATGCAACGGCACGTAATAGTCAAAGTTGTGACTGAGTGTGGAAATATGAAGATAGATAGATAGACAGTCTAATGCTCTATTATAAGATATTAGATAATATCTTTTTAagtattttatacttttaatactACGATAGGAGAAATTAAACAATGTAATATGGGGACTTTTTAATATATGGGAcaaagtcccctattacagtagaaaattcaataaaaaaaaaaaaaaaaaaaaaaatcgggaaaatttcccgaatttttattgtactaatgaactcaaaatcgttcaattttatttttttttgtcacgttttttaatttccggatctgcgcagaacacgtaactctacttccttcttccggtcttgttgtcgtgagacttcgattagtctagtaaaatataggaactcaaggaacacaataccaatatttcatttttaatcattctttgtctttggtataaATAAACATTACCTGATGCATTaagtttctttgtttacattgaacatgacgtcataacttaaataacatcacaagtaaaatccctaacaacagaaccaaaatcggaaacgttacggtatttccgtttctttttttttaacaaatatttaagttacaaaaaaattaacttaaacaaacttcgtccccattcacaggtaatgcctgcctcatattagccTTTTGTGTACTTTTAGATCCATTTTGGTCTTATTTAAAGTGTAATCTTCATCACCACATGAacaaatttctgttttaaatgCTTCTTAATGAACacaaaatttacaatatatacacgATATATAGTGTGCAATATCTTCTTAATATGAAAATTGTATTTACACTTTTATTTGAGTATACAtggattgggggggggggggggggggggaatcagTTTGTAATCGTAAGCAGCTAACATGAACACAACAAACATGACAAGTTACGAGggaaaaaagtgatttaaaattacatatattcataaaatttggaaATATTTTTGTTAACATGGTTTTAGTGCCTAAAATCATTTTGACATCTtcatcaatatttatatataccaaaAAAAGTCATGAAATGATGTTCAAATTTCAAGGTTTCAAATATTAATgtgaatttaattgtttattgCAGGAAAGGCAGCATATGAATACAGATGGGACCAGTCAGTTGATCATCTTTTCCCAGAGCACTATAAACAAAGATGTGAGGAATTTATGAGACGATTGCCAAAACCAGTTCACTACAAACCAGCCGAGAGCAAGTGGAAAATCAATCCAGAGACTGATAGATGGTGAgaactaatataaaaataactgttgtgtagaaaaaaatcagaagaataCAAGAAATATCACTCAGTTTTCTTTACATGGTAGTTCATGGAAGCCAAAATCACTATAGTTACTATATATTATtatacatgataaaaaaataaattatgtaaacACACATTTACAGGTATTGCCATGACCTGTTTTATGATGGCAATGCCACACCACCATCGTTAAAATGTCTTCCACCACATTCAAATGATCCCTGCCGTTGTTTAAACTATCTTCCTGCATCATCAAATGATCCCAGACATTGTCAAAATTTGTGTTCCTTTCTCTACCAACTGCTATTATTGTTAACAATTATAATCAAAAGCATGTAATTGCATAAGTTAACCCTTAGCCTTTTTTTATAATCCAAAGATTAATGTTTGAAATCCCTAAGGAATGTCAGGCTAAAGACTAATCACTTGTAAGGTATATCAACACATCTTTGGCTGTCATAGTTTTGGGTGTGCATGAGCCTTTCTGACGAATGTAAATCCAGAAAACTGCATCTGATGCAAATAAACTTATAAAATGTTAATAAACAGTAATGCACAACTTCTGtgtttttttcaacaataaaaaagtTGTAACAGTTATATTTTCATTGCATAATTACAAAAGTAAACAGACAGCAGATAGatttacaaaatatcatttatgaaTTGTTAATTTGTCATATATGTAGAACACAATTGCTAGGAATTTTGTTGCTTTTTCTTTTCAGGGAGGTTAACAATGATGAACCTGTCTATGTTGTTTATCCAGAACAATGCAACGATGGCCTGTGGGGTGGGGAAGGAGTTGTTCAAGGGGAATATATTGCAAGATGGAAGAGGAAACGTTCCTTAGAGTAAGTTGCTTTCAGGTTTAATCTATCATTTCTACAAagaaaaatgactgtaccaagtctggaatatgacagttgttatatatttgtttgatgtgtgtgagcttttgattttgccatttgctcaGGAACTTTCCATTTAGAATTACTTTTTCCACGAGACTTATTTCTTGGTGTAAATAATAGTTCTTAGTTCTAAAACATAGTAAATAAAAAGTAGTAAATAATTTATATGCAAATGATATAGAGCACTATATGACACAATAATTGAAGCAAATAATTTCTGCAAGAAAATATTagaattagacatacacaaaaaCAAAGGGGGGTAAGAAAAACTAAGATGAGATGAATAATGCTGTTAGTGTTAATGATACTGCCaaaatataaacaagatgttTGAACAACAAATTGTTACTTTTGTCAACCAGTTATGTGTATAgtttaataattataaaacaaatctagATTTTTGTGCCACACCAAATGTTTCTGGGATAACCATCACaagaaatgatgaaaaaaaaacaatataagggAGACAATTTTGAGAGAcactttttaatgaaaatttccaaatataaacaaacatgcTTGGAGGCAGGTTTTGACTGTTATCTTGTTATCTGATGATACAGAACAAATCAAAAGCAAAGGAACAATTCTTCGGTGTGACTTCTAATATAGAGTGAACTTTAACCGTGTTTAACACCTGTCATGTCTGTGGGCAATGTAAGTTCTATCCATAATacagattatttttgtttttcagatttCCAAAAATATGGCGACCTAATTTGATAAGAAGAAtattttacagtgaaattttaaataaatggtACCATGTAGTAGTCACACCTAGAACATTAGATTTAATAGACGAGTCAAATGGGTTTGATAACTACATTTTAAAGGTCAgtgtattttttttgtgatagAATGTTACATGtttctttaaaatacatttaagaTGAATACAATGTGCTTTGTATTTAATCAATTGAGGGCTGTCAAAGAAGTGTGTGGGGAGGGGCTTACTATTTTTCTTACAAACAACAACACACAATTACTTCAAATTTCATTTGTAGCTGGACAGTGATGAGTCTGATTCCTGTTCAGATCTGTTTGATATCTACTTCCTTTTTAAAAATGCATTGTGTGTTGTTTAGGAAAATCTGACATGATAAAatccaaaatattttaaacttgtaattttttactcaggTTGATTAATCAAAGAGTGATAAATTTCTCTTAGAATAAATTTAAAGGACTgtgtgaataaactacacagagaacaatagccattgtatttattcaatgggacaatagaactgccaaaataGTCGACGACCTTGctagggctgtatagccagtcaaggttgttaaaaacttccatcatcactGCCAAAAGTTTATAGATTGACCAATAGGAAATGAATCTGTAGAAAAGTTTCATTTGGTTCTATTTGCTTGTTCATGTACATAATATAAAAATCTATGGCATCATTATGAATGAATAAATTTAGAAATGTATTTCCAACAATAATTTAATGCCTGGAGATTTAAAGTTTATCTATTTTACAGACACATGAGCGAGATCTGAATTCTAAGCTGGGTATGAACTTTAAAAGAGCCATGTTGCTAGCTTTGGTAAGGCAGGATATGTATCCTGATGACCCAGAAAAAAAGCAGAAGATTTGTGACAAATACAAAGAATTTATTATTCCGGTAAGATCAGTGATAAAACAGCATCTACTCCATGtagtaatgttaaaaaaaaatcattttacaagacatGTTAGCAAAAAATTTACTTATTAGTATACTACAAAATCTCACAGTTACGATATAACATGAACATCTTggttttcataacattttattaGACACAGTTTAACCTTATACCCTTAGATCCcacttttctaaaattaaaaaaaaaagatattatttacaTTTGTCTGAATGAAATTGTAAGTACAAAACTTGGTTTCTTCATAATGcctcaaattagaaaaaaaacattactgtTAACACTATCTGCTCTGCCTACAAAATGATTGGAAGAAAAAATCACTAGCTTCTATATTTAGTGGCTAGCTTTAAAACCTTGGAACCGCCTGAAGTCTTAATTTTCTCTACTTAAAACTTAccattccaaaaaaaaacaaagaaaccaTTTCTTTTTATATGCCCATttacgggacatattatggtataccattgtctgtctgtccgttgtccaca contains:
- the LOC139486819 gene encoding large ribosomal subunit protein bL28m-like; protein product: MLDSGNQDIHRRKMSRVKFNGTVVPAIRNALKLNRYRKAAYEYRWDQSVDHLFPEHYKQRCEEFMRRLPKPVHYKPAESKWKINPETDRWEVNNDEPVYVVYPEQCNDGLWGGEGVVQGEYIARWKRKRSLEFPKIWRPNLIRRIFYSEILNKWYHVVVTPRTLDLIDESNGFDNYILKTHERDLNSKLGMNFKRAMLLALVRQDMYPDDPEKKQKICDKYKEFIIPEEEAEWLGLSIKEAIKKGKKLQEENNPQIPLKYSLTKVLALRLQEISENKDQDSAVDEGLTNKFKKLNPFSKSDDKRS